The genomic interval TATAGTTGACCACATCGACGAAAACGTCCGGCCCGGCGCATTCGGCCAGAGCGCTCAGCAGCGATCTATCCACCGAAGCCACCACCCCAGGCTCCCGCAAGGCGATGCTCAGCAGTCTGCGCGTGAGCGGAGTGAATTCCGCCGGCCCCGCAGAACCCGGCTGCCGGGCCGCCAGCGCCGGAACCGGCGTCCTGGGACCTGCCCCGCCGGATTCGGTTCCGCGTCCGGCAGCCGGATTCGAAAAGCCGGTGAGTGATTCCAGGCGCCGGGTCATCAGCTGTTTGAGCACACCTTCAGGCACGCGTTCGATGAGTGGGAATGCCAGGCTGGCTAGCTGAGCCTGGCCATCAAGATTCTGCAGGTCCAGCCCTTCTGCGAGGCGGTTGAACAGATACTCAATGGCCGGAGATGCACTGGCCACTCGATGATTGAATGCTGCACTCCCCTCCTTGCGAACCAGAGAATCCGGATCTTCTCCGTCCGGGAGGAACATGAAGCGCAACTGCCGCCCATCGGTGAGTGACGGCAGCGCGTTTTCCAGCGCGCGCCAGGCGGCCTGTCGCCCCGCCCGGTCACCGTCGAAACAGCACACCACCTCTGACGCATAGCGGTAGAGTTTGTGAAAGTGCTCGGCTGTCGCCGCTGTTCCCAGTGTCGCCACCCCATTGGCGATACCGGCCTGGGCCAGTGCCACCACATCCATATAGCCTTCCACCACGATCAGCCGGTCAATGCGACGCAGGGCCTGACGGGCCTCGAACAGTCCATAGAGCTCCCGGCCCTTGTGAAAGATCGGAGTCTCCGGACTGTTCAGATACTTGGGTCCTTCCTGGGTGCCAAGTACCCGGCCGCCGAAGCCGATCACGCGCCCGCGCGTATCCCGGATGGGAAACATGACCCTGCCACGGAAGCGGTCATAGGTTCGGCCGTTTTCATGCCGGATGAGCAGACCGGCTTCGAGCAGCAGCGCCTCGGTGACCGACGTATCCCCTGCCAGGGATTCAGTGAGCGTCTGCCACTCCTCCGGAGCAAAGCCGATGCCGAAATCCCTTGCCACCATGCCCGTGAGGCCGCGCGCGCGGAGATAGTCGATGGCCGCCGGGGAAGTCTTCAGCGCGTTCCGATAAATCTGCTCTGCCTTCGCAAGCACATCGAACAGCCCGGTGTTGTTCCGCTCGGGTTTTCCCCGACCACCTTCGCGCGGTACTTCCACCCCGACCAGCTTCGCCAGGGTTTCCACCGCTTCAACGAATTCCAGCCGGTCATGCTCCAGCAGAAAAGTCAGCGCAGTGCCGCTCACGCCACAGCCGAAACAGTGGTAGAACTGCTTTTCCGGGCTGACGCTGAAGGAAGGGCTCTTCTCGTCGTGGAACGGGCACAGCGCCTGGTAATTCCTGCCCGCTTTCTTCAGCTGCACCCGGGCATCGATCACATCAACGATGTCGATCCGCGCCAGCAGATCATTGATGAAAGATTGTGGTATGCGCCCCGCCATGGGCGATTACGTTACCAGTGTCAGCGGCCGTACACATCCTCGAATCGGACAATGTCGTCTTCTCCGAGATAGGCGCCGACCTGCACCTCGATGAGCTCGAGCGTAAGGCGCCCCGGATTACCCAGACGATGCCGCACACCCAGCGGGATATAGGTGCTTTCGTTCTCCGTCAGCGTGAGCGTCTCTTCGCCCCGGGTGACCTCCGCTGTGCCTCTGACCACGATCCAGTGCTCGGCCCGATGGTGGTGCATCTGCAGGGACAGCCGTTCCCCGGGTTTCACTTTAATGCGCTTGACCTGATAACGCTCACCCTGACCGACCGCCTCGAAGCTGCCCCAGGGGCGGAACACCTCCCGATGACTGACAAACTCCTCCCGGGCAGAGGCTTTCAGTCGATCCACCAGAAGTTTCACGTCCTGAACCTGATCCTTGTCCGCGATGAGCACGGCGTCGGCGGTCTCCACCACCACCAGATTCGACACGCCCACCGTGCCTACCAGTCGATCCTCAGCCCGAACGTAGGAACCGGTGGTCCCCACTGCCAGCACATCGCCCTGGAAATGATTGCCCGCCTCATCCTGCTCGGAAGCTTCCCACATCGCGGACCAGGAGCCCACATCGCTCCAGCCACAACTCACCGGCACCACCATGGCGCGATCGGTTTTCTCCATCACCGCGTAGTCGATCGAGATCGACGGAGCATTGAGGAAGCTTCTGCCGGGTCTGAAAAAATCCAGGTCCACACTGCCTTCGCCGAACGCAGTCTGCACAGCCGCCGCGAGATCCGGGTTATGTCGTTCGAGTTCCTGGAGATAGGCACCGGCACCCAGTAGAAACATGCCCGAGTTCCAGAGATAAGCGCCGCTGGCGAGATATTCCTCAGCGCGCGCCTGATCCGGTTTCTCGACAAAGGACCGGACGGCAACCGCTGTGCCGGATTCCCGGGCGCAATCCGGCGCTGCCGTCTCGATGTAGCCGTAACCTGTCTCAGCACGGACCGGCTTGATACCGAAGGTGACCAGCCCCCCCTGCTCCGCCGCCTGCTGCGCCTGAGCCACCGCCGCAGCGAAGGCTTCCGGTTCACGAATGAGGTGATCGGACGGCAGGACGAGCATCAATGCATCGTCCGCAACCGCTCGGCAGGCATGAGCAGCGAGCGCGATAGCCGGCGCAGTATTTCTACCTTCCGGCTCGAGTATCAGATGGGACCAGCGACTGCCCAGCGCGCGGCACTGCTCCGCCACCAGAAAGCGATGTTCTTCGTTGCAGACGATGACGGGTGCTTCGGCGCAGACACTGGCTGCCCGGGACAGGGTCTGCTGCAGCATGGACTGATCCGACAGCAGCGCGTGGAACTGTTTGGGAAACAGCGCCCTGGACAGGGGCCACAGGCGGCTGCCGGTGCCACCGGCCAGGATCACGGGAATCAGACGCATGGCATCTCCGGTTGGACAACGGTCACGGTGCCAACATACCGTAATCGCACGACGAACCGGACCTTGTGCCTGTGACAGTTTGCAAGCGGATTATGAGTGGCTGTGTCAGGGAGAACGCGGCAACTGCTGACCGGCGCAGGGAAGGATCCGCTCAGCCCAGACGTGCTTTCACCAGAGCGCTGACTGCGCCCATATCGGCACGTCCGGCGGCGGCTTCTTTGATCTGTGCCATGACTTTCCCCATGTCCCTGACCGAGGCTGCGCCGGTTGCCGCAATGGCCGCAGTTACCAGTTCGTCCAGTTCCGCCTCGTTCAGGGGTTCCGGCATGAAGGACTCGATCACGGAGATCTCGTACGCTTCCTGATCCGCCAGATCCGAACGACCCGCACTGGTGAACTGACTCAGAGAATCGTTGCGCTGCTTGAGCATCCGGGTCAGCACCGCGATCACGTCCGCGTCGGTCAGCTCCCTGCGCTCGTCGACTTCGAGGCGTTTCATTTCCGCATTGACCAGGCGCAGCGTGCCCACGCGCACCTTGTCGCGGGCTTTCATGGCAGCTTTGGTGGCATCGAGGATGCGGGTTTTCAGGTCGGTCATCGATCGGCTCCCGGGAGCCTGCACCGGCCCTGGGCGGCCCGGACGACGCCGGACCGCCTGCGGCGGCCCGTCGACGAGCCGCCGTGGCGGGTCATCAGAATGTTTTCTCGAATCTTCGCGATTCGCGCTGGAGCTTCTTCATGTGTCGCTTCACCGCCGCGGCCGCCTTGCGCTTACGCACCGAGGTCGGCTTCTCATAGAACTCGCGACGACGCACCTCTGAGAGCACGCCGGCTTTTTCGCAGGAACGCTTGAAGCGACGCAGAGCGACATCGAAGGGCTCATTCTCTTTGACTTTAACGATGGGCATAAGAAGTTTCTTGTCGAGACAATCCGATTGGAAAACGGGCGCGAATTCTACTCAAGAGCCGTACCAGATTGCAAAGGGCCGTTTCCGGGTTTTCGCGGCAACCGGCTCTGCCCGGTTTCGAAGTGCTAACGGCTCCGCCAAACCGGTATGATCCCGCGATGCTTGTGCTGGGTATCGAGACCTCCTGCGATGAAACCGGAATCGCCCTCTATGACGGCGCCCGGGGCCTGCTCGCGGACGTTCTGCACTCCCAGGTGGGAATTCATGCGCCCTTCGGGGGCGTTGTCCCGGAGCTGGCCTCCCGGGACCATATCCGCAAACTCGTGCCTCTGGTTCGCCAGGTTCTCGAGCAGGCAGATGCGACCCTTGGCGATCTGACGGGTGTGGCCTATACCAGCGGTCCCGGCCTTGCCGGGGCGCTCATGGTCGGTGCCGGTTTTGGCCGCAGCCTGGCCTGGATGCTGGGTATCCCCGGAATCGGCGTGCATCACATGGAGGCCCACCTGCTCGCCCCGCTGATCGAAGCCGAGCGACCCGAGCTGCCCTTTGTCGCCCTGCTGGTCTCCGGCGGCCATACCCAGCTGGTGCAGGTGGACGGCATCGGCGCATATACCCTGCTCGGCGAAAGCGTCGACGACGCTGCCGGGGAAGCCTTTGACAAGGCCGCCAAAATGCTCGATCTCCCCTACCCGGGCGGTCCGCACCTGGCCCGCTGCGCGACCACCGGCGATCCGCAGCGCTTCCGTTTCCCGCGACCCATGACCGACCGTCCGGGCCTCGACTTCAGCTTCAGCGGTCTGAAAACCTTCACGCTGAACACGGTGGCCGCCCACGCACCCCTGGATGACCGGGACCGGGCGGACATCGCCAGAGCCTTCGAGGAGGCGGTGGTCGACACCATCGTCATCAAGTGCCAGCGCGCGCTGGAGGCAACCGGCAACCATCAGCTCCTGATTGCCGGTGGTGTGAGCGCGAATCTGCGGCTGCGCGCTCAGCTCGAAGCCCGGCTCGATGCCCGCGTCTTCTACCCTTCCCTGCGGCTGTGCACGGACAATGGCGCAATGATCGCCTTCGCTGGATACCTGCGACTGGCAGCGGGAGAAGGGGACGAACTGGCCGTGCGGGTCCGGCCACGCTGGCCCATGGCGGAACTGACCGAGGTAGGCGGTCCGGCAGTGGTCGCAACAGCGGCACCGGTCAACTCCTGAGCGCGGGCGGATGGCTGTGGATCGAATCCTCATCGACGATCTGCAGGTACACTGTGTAATCGGAGTACACGACTGGGAGCGCTCAGTACGACAGAAACTGCTCATCTGCGTCGAACTCCTCACCAGCCTGAAGCGCGCCGGCGAAGCCGACGACCTCAACCTCACGATCGACTACGCCCGGGTCGCCGCCGACATCGAGGCGCTGGCAGAATCCGGGAAGTTTCAACTCATTGAAGCGCTCGCAGAGGCAATCGCCACTCACCTGCTCGAGCAGCACACCCTGCCCGCCGTCCGCATCAGGGTCCGCAAGCCGGCCGCACTGAGCCAGGCGGCCTCGGTCGGCGTAGCCATCGAACGAAGCCGGAAACCATGAAAAACACCACTTCCCGCGTCTGCCGTATCTTCACCCTGTCGCTTCTGCTCGCGCTGGTTGCCGGATGCGGTCCGCAACCGCCGGCCACACCCCCGGCAAGTCCGGACTCCGCAGCAGTCTCTGCCAGCGTCGACCTGCGCAGCATTGGCGCTGCCATCACCGGCCGCAGTGCGCTTGCATTGCGCGACGCCCTTGCCAGCGGAGAACTGCGTGCTGCGGAGGTCACCGCCGCGTACCTGAACAGGATCGAGTCGCTGGACGATGCCGGCCCGCAACTGCACGCGATCATCGAAATCAATCCCGACGCGCGGGCGCTTGCAGAAGCACTGGATGGGCGCTTTGCGCAGAATGGCCCCGTGGGGCCGCTGCACGGCGTGCCCGTGGTGCTGAAGGCCAACATCGACACCGCCGATGCCATGGCCACCAGCGCCGGGAGCATCGCTCTGGCGGACCATCACGCCAACCGGGACGCCTTCCTGGTGTCGCGCCTGCGCGAGGCGGGCGCCATCATCCTGGCAAAAACCAATCTCAGTGAGTGGGCCAACTTCCGCGACGACAACGCGTCAAGCGGCTGGAGCAGCCTCGGCGGACAGACCCGTAACCCCTTCGTGCTGGATCGCAACCCCTGCGGGTCCTCGAGTGGATCGGCCGTCGCCATCGCGGCAGATCTGGCGCCGCTGGCTGTCGGTACCGAGACCGATGGCTCCATCGTCTGCCCTGCGGGGATCAACGGCATCGTCGGGATCAAACCGACGCTCGGCCTGGTGAGTCGTGGCGGCATCATTCCGATCGCGATCTCCCAGGACACCGCGGGACCCATGGCCGCTGACGTGTTGAGCGCCGCCCTGCTGCTGGAAACCCTGGCCGCTGCAGACCCTGGGGACCCGGCCGCACACTCACTGCCTACCCCGGGTTTTCTGCCGGACACCGGCAAACTCCGCCTCGACGGTCTGCGCATCGGCGTGCTGCGGGAATACTTCGGTGTCGGAACCTTCCCGCAACTGGAGAATGTCTACCAGAGCGCCGTGGACCAGCTTGTTGAACTCGGCGCGGAAATCGTCGATCCGGTGACGCTGACGCGCTCGGACGATGCGCGCGATGCCGAGTTCGAAGTCCTGCTGCACGAATTCAAAGCCGGAATCGCCGACTACCTCCAGCAGCAGGGACGGCCAGCCGGTCTCGGCAATCTCGCGGATCTGATCCTCTACAACGATACCCACAGAGACCGGGTGATGCCGATCTTCGGCCAGAGCGTCTTTCTCGAAGCCGAGGCACGGGGAGATCTGACCTCGGACACCTACATCACCGCGCTGCAGGCCAGTCAGCAGGCGCTGCGCGATGCGGTGAACGGACTGTTCCAGGATCTTCAGATCGACGCGCTCTTCCATCCGGTCAACGGGCCGGCCTGGAAAATCGACTGGGTTGCCGGTGATCGCTACAGTTTCGGTGGCACCGCCTATGTGGCTGCGGTCACCGGTTATCCGAGTGTGGCAATTCCGGCGGGACTGGTTGCCGGGCTGCCGATTGCCGTGGCATTCACCGGGCTCGCCGACACGGATCAGCAGATCATCCAGATGGCCTGGGTTCTGGAACAGGCACTGGGTAAGCGGCCCCAGCCCCGGTTCATACCCACCCTCGAAACACAGCGCTGAGGGGCACCCGTTCGGAGCGTCAGGCCATCGGTGTGCGCTGCAGTGCCGCAATCGCATCGATTCGCGCCCGCGCCAGGGCAGCGCCCAGCGCCGCACCCGCAAGACCGCGGCTGCGCAGCGGCCCGGCAGTCACCGTCCGCGTCACGTCACGCACAGCCTGGAGCAGATCCGCCAGATCCACGTCGTGGAGCATCTCCAGAACTTCGAGCAGCGCAGCGAGGACTGAGTCCGGATTGAATCCACGAACCGAAACCAGTGCCTGGTAAACGTCTTCCGCCGGACTGTCACGCCAGCAGGTCAGCACATCCCGGTACTGCAGCACGGCAAGCGCAAGGGCACAGTGTCGACGCGGCGCCTTGATCCGCTCGCCGAATGCGCTGCAGGCATCCGGTTCCAGCACCGCCGTCATCGCTGCATAACGCTGCTCGATGCCGGCGAGGGACACCGGCACCACGGGCAACACCCGGGCAAACTCGGCAAACCAGGGGAACAGTGCGTCAGCCTGCTGCAGCACCTCGAAGAAACGCCCGGGTGCATCGGCAGCCAGCGCCTTTTCGAGTTCGATCCAGACCCGCTCCGCGGACAGTTCGCTGAGCCGGTGTTCTGCCGCGATCTCCCGCATCAGTTCGAGCGTTTCCGGTGCAACTTGGAAGTCCGTGAGTTTTGCCGCGAATCGGGCCACCCGGAACACCCGCAAGGGATCCTCTGCGAAGGCTGGTGAGACATGACGCAGTATCCGTGCTTCCAGATCCGCCTGACCGCCGAAGGGATCGATCAACTGACCGTCAGCCGCTTCGGCCATGGCGTTTACCGTGAGATCCCGGCGCAGAAGATCCTGCTCGAGTGTCACCTCCGCGCCCGCGTGTACCGCAAATCCGCGATGGCCCGGCCCGCTGCGTCGCTCAGTACGGGCCAGCGCGTACTCCTCACCGGTTTCAGGGTGCAGAAAGACCGGAAAATCCCGGCCTACCTGCCGGTAACCCTGATCCTCCATAGCCGCCACACTGCCACCCACAACCACCCAGTCCCGTTCCTTCACAGGCAGACCGAGCAGCCGGTCGCGTATCGCTCCACCAACCAGGTAGATTTCCATGGGCGCTGCAATTTCAACAGATCGGCCGGGCAGGATACTGGATCGCAGGCTTCCTGGCAGAATCCCGCTGCCTTGCACCGACGGCAGCCGGGACTCAGGCGGCCGCTTCTTCCGGTGGACAACTGGCAGAGGCCACCACGCTGTCCTGCCAGACGGATTCCAGATGTACGGGAAAGCCCCAGAGCCGATGCAGGTGTTTGAGCACCTCGGTCGCTGAATCCCCGAGTGGACGTCGGGCATGCCGAGTGTGACGCAGCGTGAGACTGCGATCGCCGTTCAGATCCACCTTCACCACCTGAATGTTCGGTTCCCGATCGCCCAGATTGTATTGACTGGCCAGCAGCTCCCGCACCCGCCGGTAGCCGCCGTTGTCATGAATGGCCGCTACTTCGATTTCCGGGGCCTCGTCGTCATCGACGACCCCGAACAACCGCAGTTCGCGCATCACCCGGGGAGACAGAAACTGCTGGATGAAGGACTCGTCCTTGAAATCGCGCATCGCGCCGTGCAGCACCCTCTGCCAGTTGCCGCCCGCGATGTCAGGGAACCATTCGCGATCCTCTGCGGTCGGTTCCATGCACATGCGCTTGAGATCGGCGTAGATGGCAAAGCCGAGTGCGTAGGGATTCACTCCGCGGTAGCCGGGATGATCGAATCCCGGCTGAAACAGCACCGCCGTGTGGGACGCCAGAAACTCCATCATGAAGCCGTCTGTGACCAGACCTTCGTCATAGAGCTGATTGAGCAGCGTGTAGTGCCAGAACGACGCCCAGCCTTCGTTCATCACCTGAGTCTGGCGCTGGGGATAAAAGTACTGGGCGATCTTGCGCACGATGCGGATAATTTCCCGCTGCCAGGGTTCGAGCAGGGGCGCATTCTTCTCGACAAAGTAGAGCAGGTTTTCCTGGGGCTCGCAGGGAAAACAGGGGGTTTCGTCCCGGTCCATCTCCTGTGCCCGGGGCAGTGTGCGCCACAGATCGTTGATGGTGCGCTGCACGTATTCCGCGCGCTCAGCCTGACGCCGCTTCTCTTCCTCAGCCGAGATCGGATAGGGCCGCTTGTAGCGATCCACACCATAGCTCATCAGTGCATGGCAGGAATCGAGTATCTCTTCCACCGCCTTCACGCCATGTCTTTCTTCGCAGGAGCGGATGTAGTTCCGCGCAAACAGCAGGTAGTCGATGATGGCGCCCGCATCCGTCCAGCTCCTGAACAGATAATTGCCTTTGAAAAAGGAATTGTGTCCGTAGCAGGCATGGGCGATCACCAGTGCCTGCATGGTCATACTGTTTTCTTCCATCAGGTAGCTGATACAGGGATTCGAGTTGATGACAATTTCGTAAGCAAGACCCATCACGCCCCGCTGATAGTTGCGCTGCACTTCCACGAACTGCTTACCGAAAGACCAGTGGCTGTAGCCCAGGGGCATTCCGATCGAGGCATAGGCATCCATCATCTGATCCGAGCGGATGATTTCGATCTGATTGGGATAAGTATCCAGTCCGAAGCCTTCCGCAATACGGCCGATTTCACGGTCGTAGTCGCCGATGAGCTCAAAGTTCCAGTCGCTGCCTTCCGAGAGCGGCTGTCGGGTCCGCGCCCTGTTTCCGCTCATGCTGCATCCCTCTTCTGAAAGAGATCGTGGAACACGGGAAAGATGTCGCCCGGCGTCATGATCTGTCTCTGGGCAAAGGTATTCGGAAATTTCTTCGCGACCTCTTCGTATTCGCGCCACAGCGCCTGGTGGCTGCGCTGGGTGATTTCCACATAAGCGAAGTACTGCACCAGCGGCAGCAGCTGTTCTTCCAGGACCTTTCTGCAGACCGGAGAATCGTCGTTCCAGTTGTCGCCGTCTGAGGCCTGGGCGCCATAGATGTTCCACTGATTCGGCGAATACTTTTTCTCGATCACCTCGTGCATGAGCTTCAGAGCGCTCGACACCACGGTCCCGCCGGTTTCCCGGGAGTAGAAGAACTCCTGCTCGTCCACCTCCTTGGCTACTGTGTGATGCCGGATGAAGACAACTTCGGTACGCTGATAGTGCCGCTTCAGGAACATGTACAGCAGCAGGTAAAAGCGCTTCGCCATGTCCTTGATCTGCTGATCCATGGATCCTGACACATCCATCAGACAGAACATCACCGCCTGGGAGGTCGGCAGCGGCTTCTTCAGATGCAGGTGATAGCGCAGATCGTTGGTGTCCAGAAAGGGCACCCTGGCGATCCGCCGTTCCAGTTTGCCGATTTCCTCGCGCAGCCGGTACACGGACAGTTCGTCACCATCCCGGGCTGCTTCCGCGAGTTTTTCTTCGGCGGCAGCGAGCAGCTTCCGGGACTCGCCGGACAGGGCTATGCGGCGCGCCTTGGATGCCCGCAATGATCGCAGCACCGAGAGTTTCGCCGGCACACCGTCCGTGCTGAAACCCGCATGCTCGTATTTGAAACTGTGGTTTCCCTTGAGATGGCGTTTGGTGAGATTCGGCAGGGCCAGGTCGTCGAAGAGGAACTCCAGGAACTCCTCCTGGGAGATCTGAAAGGCAAACTCGTCCATACCTTCCCCGGAATTGGCCGCCTCTCCACCTGCACCTCCACCACCGCCGCCTTCCGGACGCTTGATCCGGTCTCCGGCCACGAACTCCCTGTTGCCGGGATGGACGACGCTGCGATTTCCGCCTGAGCCGTGCTGAAAAACCGGCTCAGACAGGTCGTCTGCGGGAATCACGACTTCTTCGCCGCGATCCATATCGGTTATGGAGCGTTTGGATACCGCCTCGGTCACCGCCTCCTTGATGCGCTTCCGGTATCGGTCCAGGAAGCGCTGACGATTAACCGTGCTCTTGTTTTTCGCATTCAGTCTGCGATCGATGATGTACGACACGACACCCCTCCGTCATGTATCGATCATTGCGACTTGCGCACTCTCAGATACCATTCCGCCAGCAGCCGCACCTGCTTTTCCGTGTAGCCGCGGCGCACCATGCGGGCCACGAAATCATCGTGCTTGCGCTGATCGTCGCTGGAGGACTTGGCGTTGAAAGAGATGACCGGCAACAGATCCTCCGTGTTCGAAAACATCTTCTTCTCGATCACCGTGCGCAGCTTCTCGTAGCTCAGCCAGGAGGGATTGTGGCCGTTGTTGTTGGCCCTCGCCCGCAGCACGAAGTTCACGATCTCATTACGGAAATCCTTCGGATTGCTGATACCGGCAGGCTTTTCGATCTTCTCCAGTTCCTCGTTCAGTGTCGCCCGGTTGAGAATGTCTCCGGTCTCCGGATCCCGATACTCCTGATCCTGAATCCAGAAGTCCGCATAGGTGACGTAGCGGTCGAAGATGTTCTGCCCGTACTCCGAGTAGGACTCGAGATAGGCAGTCTGGATTTCCTTGCCGATGAACTCCACGTACTTCGGCGACAGGAACTCCTTGATGTAACGCAGCAGGCGATCCCGGGTCTCCTGATCGTACTGTTCCTGCTCGATCTGCTGTTCGAGCACGTACATCAGATGGACCGGATTTGCGGCCACTTCGGTGGCATCGAAATTGAACACTTTGGAGAGAATCTTGAACGCGAAACGGGTGGACTGCCCGCTCATGCCTTCCGCAACTCCGGCGCCGTCCCGGTATTCCTGAATGCTCTTCGCCTTCGGGTCGGTGTCTTTGAGGTTTTCACCGTCGTAGACGCGCATTTTCGAGTACACGCTGGAATTTTCGGGTTCTTTCAAACGGGAAAGCACCGAGTACTGGGCCAGCATGCGCAGCGTATCAGGCGCACAGGGTGCCGCATGCAGAGAACTGTCGGAGATCAGTTTCTGATAGATTTTGATCTCTTCGCTCACTCTCAGACAGTACGGCACCTTCACAATGTAGACACGGTCGATGAAGGCTTCGTTGTTCTTGTTGTTGCGGAACGTCTGCCATTCGGATTCGTTGGAATGCGCCAGAATGATGCCGTCGAAAGGAATCGCTCCGATGGCTTCGGTACCGTTGTAGTTGCCTTCCTGGGTTGCTGTCAGCAGCGGATGCAGCACCTTGATCGGCGCCTTGAACATCTCCACGAATTCGAGCATGCCCTGGTTTGCCTTGCAGAGGCCGCCGGAGAAACTGTAGGCATCCGGATCGTTCTGCTCGAAATCTTCGAGCTTGCGGATATCCACCTTGCCTACCAGCGCGGAGATGTCCTGGTTGTTTTCATCGCCCGGCTCGGTCTTCGCGACCGCCACCTGATCGAGAATCGACGGCAACTTCTTCACCACCCGGAACTGGGTGATGTCTCCGCCCATCTCTTTCAGGCGTTTGGCCGCCCAGGGTGACATCACACCGCGGATGTAGCGGCTGGGAATACCGTACTCCTCTTCGAGGATGGCGCTGTCCTCCAGCGGATCGAACAGCCCGAGCGGCGATTCGTTTACCGGCGAGCCTTTCAACGCGTAGAACGGCGTGCGCTGCATCAGCGACTTGAGCTTCTCCGCCAGCGAACTCTTGCCGCCGCCCACCGGACCCAGCAGATACAGGATCTGCTTGCGCTCTTCGAGGCCCTGCGCCGCATGGCGGAAGAACGAGACGATCTGCTCGATGCATTCTTCCATGCCGTAGAACTCGCCGAAGGCGGGGTAGCGTTTGATGATCTTGTTGGAAAAGATTCTCGAGAGCCGGGAATCTTTTGAGGTGTCTACGAACTCCGGCTCTCCGATGGCGAGCAGAAGTCGTTCCGAGGCGGTGGCATAGACGCTGGGGTCCTGCCTGCAGAGATCCAGATACTCCGTGAGCGAAAGCTCCTCTTCCAGCGCAGCGTCATAACGATGCTGATAGTGTTCGAATACTCCCATGGCCAGCTCTCCTTTGCTGCTTCCGGTTGTCCGAAGCTTGAAGCTACTAACGCTTCTACATTGGATCCTAGA from Pseudomonadales bacterium carries:
- the dnaG gene encoding DNA primase; translation: MAGRIPQSFINDLLARIDIVDVIDARVQLKKAGRNYQALCPFHDEKSPSFSVSPEKQFYHCFGCGVSGTALTFLLEHDRLEFVEAVETLAKLVGVEVPREGGRGKPERNNTGLFDVLAKAEQIYRNALKTSPAAIDYLRARGLTGMVARDFGIGFAPEEWQTLTESLAGDTSVTEALLLEAGLLIRHENGRTYDRFRGRVMFPIRDTRGRVIGFGGRVLGTQEGPKYLNSPETPIFHKGRELYGLFEARQALRRIDRLIVVEGYMDVVALAQAGIANGVATLGTAATAEHFHKLYRYASEVVCCFDGDRAGRQAAWRALENALPSLTDGRQLRFMFLPDGEDPDSLVRKEGSAAFNHRVASASPAIEYLFNRLAEGLDLQNLDGQAQLASLAFPLIERVPEGVLKQLMTRRLESLTGFSNPAAGRGTESGGAGPRTPVPALAARQPGSAGPAEFTPLTRRLLSIALREPGVVASVDRSLLSALAECAGPDVFVDVVNYIDKNPETELSELLGRWAGHPAHGEIAVLAARPLHLDQGALAAEFTEGVARYVEQHARRRRRSLLAQMKDAPSTDKLQEFWALRRGGAD
- a CDS encoding mannose-1-phosphate guanylyltransferase/mannose-6-phosphate isomerase, yielding MRLIPVILAGGTGSRLWPLSRALFPKQFHALLSDQSMLQQTLSRAASVCAEAPVIVCNEEHRFLVAEQCRALGSRWSHLILEPEGRNTAPAIALAAHACRAVADDALMLVLPSDHLIREPEAFAAAVAQAQQAAEQGGLVTFGIKPVRAETGYGYIETAAPDCARESGTAVAVRSFVEKPDQARAEEYLASGAYLWNSGMFLLGAGAYLQELERHNPDLAAAVQTAFGEGSVDLDFFRPGRSFLNAPSISIDYAVMEKTDRAMVVPVSCGWSDVGSWSAMWEASEQDEAGNHFQGDVLAVGTTGSYVRAEDRLVGTVGVSNLVVVETADAVLIADKDQVQDVKLLVDRLKASAREEFVSHREVFRPWGSFEAVGQGERYQVKRIKVKPGERLSLQMHHHRAEHWIVVRGTAEVTRGEETLTLTENESTYIPLGVRHRLGNPGRLTLELIEVQVGAYLGEDDIVRFEDVYGR
- a CDS encoding GatB/YqeY domain-containing protein, encoding MTDLKTRILDATKAAMKARDKVRVGTLRLVNAEMKRLEVDERRELTDADVIAVLTRMLKQRNDSLSQFTSAGRSDLADQEAYEISVIESFMPEPLNEAELDELVTAAIAATGAASVRDMGKVMAQIKEAAAGRADMGAVSALVKARLG
- the rpsU gene encoding 30S ribosomal protein S21; translation: MPIVKVKENEPFDVALRRFKRSCEKAGVLSEVRRREFYEKPTSVRKRKAAAAVKRHMKKLQRESRRFEKTF
- the tsaD gene encoding tRNA (adenosine(37)-N6)-threonylcarbamoyltransferase complex transferase subunit TsaD codes for the protein MLVLGIETSCDETGIALYDGARGLLADVLHSQVGIHAPFGGVVPELASRDHIRKLVPLVRQVLEQADATLGDLTGVAYTSGPGLAGALMVGAGFGRSLAWMLGIPGIGVHHMEAHLLAPLIEAERPELPFVALLVSGGHTQLVQVDGIGAYTLLGESVDDAAGEAFDKAAKMLDLPYPGGPHLARCATTGDPQRFRFPRPMTDRPGLDFSFSGLKTFTLNTVAAHAPLDDRDRADIARAFEEAVVDTIVIKCQRALEATGNHQLLIAGGVSANLRLRAQLEARLDARVFYPSLRLCTDNGAMIAFAGYLRLAAGEGDELAVRVRPRWPMAELTEVGGPAVVATAAPVNS
- the folB gene encoding dihydroneopterin aldolase, with translation MAVDRILIDDLQVHCVIGVHDWERSVRQKLLICVELLTSLKRAGEADDLNLTIDYARVAADIEALAESGKFQLIEALAEAIATHLLEQHTLPAVRIRVRKPAALSQAASVGVAIERSRKP
- a CDS encoding amidase, which codes for MKNTTSRVCRIFTLSLLLALVAGCGPQPPATPPASPDSAAVSASVDLRSIGAAITGRSALALRDALASGELRAAEVTAAYLNRIESLDDAGPQLHAIIEINPDARALAEALDGRFAQNGPVGPLHGVPVVLKANIDTADAMATSAGSIALADHHANRDAFLVSRLREAGAIILAKTNLSEWANFRDDNASSGWSSLGGQTRNPFVLDRNPCGSSSGSAVAIAADLAPLAVGTETDGSIVCPAGINGIVGIKPTLGLVSRGGIIPIAISQDTAGPMAADVLSAALLLETLAAADPGDPAAHSLPTPGFLPDTGKLRLDGLRIGVLREYFGVGTFPQLENVYQSAVDQLVELGAEIVDPVTLTRSDDARDAEFEVLLHEFKAGIADYLQQQGRPAGLGNLADLILYNDTHRDRVMPIFGQSVFLEAEARGDLTSDTYITALQASQQALRDAVNGLFQDLQIDALFHPVNGPAWKIDWVAGDRYSFGGTAYVAAVTGYPSVAIPAGLVAGLPIAVAFTGLADTDQQIIQMAWVLEQALGKRPQPRFIPTLETQR